The Halarsenatibacter silvermanii genome includes a region encoding these proteins:
- a CDS encoding HEAT repeat domain-containing protein, producing MINLIGLAIIILFCLIAVILGIILYNHWSKTRYNQKLEQKKERWEPALYEYLAGEKEAEELSAELDGDSKILKDFLMPYLKNLRGEDHDRLVNLARTAGVTDHYLQKLKKGSKKEKIKAANFLGKVRDKQALPVLKEILIDEDSDLMIAAAWAAAEIADKEYFTLVLKKVINETHMTYEGITELLTKFDIQICEEITELLSGWLKADSDLEDTYQSSKEIIVSLLIDLLGHFNYVRASSLLEDILKKEDNSEIIIHIFKALIKIGQPIDTDLEPYLQHENWVVRSQAVKYAGIVGEDKYLAEYTKLLKEDNNWWVKYYAGETILKIGETEILETLAGTQAAGSRMSEYILNKE from the coding sequence ATGATTAATCTTATTGGCCTGGCCATTATTATATTATTCTGCCTGATTGCTGTTATACTGGGGATAATTCTGTACAATCACTGGAGTAAAACCCGTTATAATCAGAAATTGGAGCAGAAAAAAGAAAGGTGGGAGCCTGCTTTATACGAGTATTTAGCCGGCGAGAAGGAAGCTGAAGAATTATCTGCGGAACTGGACGGCGACAGCAAAATTTTAAAGGATTTTTTAATGCCCTATTTAAAAAATCTTCGGGGGGAAGATCATGACAGGCTGGTGAATCTGGCCCGAACGGCAGGGGTTACCGACCATTATCTGCAGAAATTAAAAAAAGGCAGCAAAAAGGAAAAAATAAAGGCTGCCAATTTTCTGGGCAAGGTCAGGGATAAGCAGGCTCTGCCGGTATTAAAAGAGATTCTCATCGATGAGGACAGCGATTTAATGATCGCGGCTGCCTGGGCGGCCGCTGAAATAGCGGATAAGGAGTATTTTACCCTGGTTTTAAAAAAAGTAATAAATGAAACTCATATGACCTACGAAGGTATTACTGAGTTATTGACCAAATTTGATATACAGATCTGTGAAGAGATCACCGAGCTGCTTTCGGGCTGGCTGAAAGCTGATAGCGATCTGGAAGATACCTACCAGTCTTCCAAAGAGATCATCGTATCTCTGCTGATCGATCTTTTGGGGCATTTCAATTATGTTCGGGCCTCTTCTTTGCTGGAAGATATCTTGAAAAAGGAGGATAATTCGGAGATTATTATTCATATTTTTAAAGCCTTAATTAAGATAGGCCAGCCTATTGATACTGATCTGGAGCCGTACTTACAACATGAAAACTGGGTGGTGAGAAGTCAGGCGGTGAAATATGCTGGAATTGTGGGAGAGGACAAATATTTAGCTGAATATACAAAATTGCTGAAAGAAGATAATAATTGGTGGGTTAAATATTATGCAGGCGAGACGATTTTGAAAATTGGAGAAACTGAAATTCTGGAAACTCTCGCTGGAACTCAGGCTGCTGGTTCCCGGATGAGCGAGTATATTCTCAATAAAGAATAG
- a CDS encoding glycosyltransferase family 2 protein: MELLEYIILRMDYLAIIFFAIINGSYILLNIAAFFSIRQSWFFQSVADYEKTFRSEFYKPLSIIVPAYNEAETINENIKSILALQYPEFEIVVINDGSKDDTIDRLKNEFDLIPSSRVETAELETEEIKEIYKSPDYPQLTVVDKCNGGKADALNAGINVAQFPLVCNIDADSLIDGEALLKVVEPFTNDWRVVAAGGSIRIANDCEIKGGQVQKVRLSSRPLVIFQVVEYLRAFLFGRVGWAAINSLLIISGAFGVFKRKYLVEAGGYSTDTVGEDMELVLKLTRYIKNYGRELKIVFLPDPVCWTQVPEDRKSLGKQRRRWQRGLGESLAKNKEMFFNPRYGLKGLIAFPFFVFVEFLSPIFEFTGYAVVLLSLILGIGNIQIYSLFFLTAILLGVLLSTLSILFEELTFRKYTGLKDILKLFTFGFLENFGYRQLHTWWRLQGIFDIIRGRSDWGEQKRKKFSSQEDDY, translated from the coding sequence ATGGAGCTGCTGGAATACATAATTTTAAGAATGGATTATCTGGCTATTATTTTCTTTGCTATCATAAATGGTTCCTACATTCTGTTGAATATAGCAGCTTTTTTTTCCATCCGTCAGAGCTGGTTTTTTCAGAGTGTGGCAGATTACGAAAAAACTTTTCGGAGTGAGTTTTATAAACCGCTAAGCATTATTGTGCCGGCTTATAATGAAGCAGAAACCATTAATGAAAACATCAAATCCATTCTGGCACTTCAGTATCCAGAGTTTGAAATTGTAGTGATCAATGATGGTTCTAAAGATGATACAATTGATAGGCTTAAGAATGAATTTGATCTAATACCCTCCAGCCGGGTGGAAACTGCTGAGCTGGAAACTGAGGAGATAAAGGAAATATATAAGTCGCCTGATTATCCTCAGCTGACGGTGGTTGATAAATGTAATGGTGGGAAAGCCGATGCTCTTAATGCCGGCATTAATGTTGCTCAATTTCCTCTCGTCTGTAATATTGATGCCGATTCTTTGATCGATGGTGAAGCTCTATTAAAGGTAGTGGAACCTTTCACCAATGACTGGAGAGTTGTGGCAGCCGGGGGCAGTATAAGGATCGCCAATGATTGTGAAATCAAAGGAGGACAGGTGCAGAAGGTCAGATTGAGCTCCCGACCTCTGGTGATTTTTCAGGTAGTTGAATATCTCCGGGCTTTTCTTTTCGGACGCGTGGGCTGGGCGGCCATAAATAGTTTATTGATAATTTCCGGAGCTTTTGGGGTTTTCAAGCGCAAATATCTGGTTGAGGCCGGGGGATACAGCACCGATACCGTGGGGGAAGATATGGAGCTGGTATTAAAATTAACCCGGTATATTAAAAATTACGGTCGGGAGCTAAAAATTGTGTTTTTGCCCGATCCGGTCTGCTGGACGCAGGTGCCTGAAGACAGGAAAAGTCTGGGCAAACAAAGGCGTAGATGGCAGCGGGGGCTGGGAGAAAGCCTGGCCAAAAATAAGGAGATGTTTTTCAATCCCCGTTATGGTCTAAAAGGTCTGATAGCTTTTCCCTTTTTTGTTTTCGTGGAGTTTTTAAGCCCCATCTTTGAATTTACCGGTTATGCGGTGGTTTTACTGTCTTTGATTCTGGGCATCGGCAATATACAAATTTACAGTTTATTTTTCCTGACGGCAATTTTGCTGGGCGTACTGCTGTCCACTCTTTCTATCCTATTTGAGGAGCTGACTTTTCGTAAATATACAGGTCTGAAAGATATTTTGAAGTTATTCACTTTTGGCTTCCTGGAAAATTTTGGCTACAGACAGCTGCACACCTGGTGGCGCCTGCAGGGAATTTTTGATATAATTCGAGGCAGAAGTGATTGGGGCGAACAAAAAAGAAAAAAATTCAGCAGCCAGGAAGACGATTATTAA